In Candidatus Rokuibacteriota bacterium, the following proteins share a genomic window:
- a CDS encoding TIR domain-containing protein has translation MARRVFFSFHYDWDIFRANQVRNANVVVGPDLAGYFDHSEYDEAKRQGDDGIRRMILRHLDRTTVTVVLIGTYTAIRPWVRVEIAESIKRQNGLLGIFINHLSDHRQMVSAFGPPPAIPPLVDFPTYPWDGNIKRFADAIEAAGKRSDALRNPPPLTGFRRLR, from the coding sequence ACGACTGGGATATCTTTCGCGCCAATCAGGTCAGGAATGCCAACGTCGTCGTCGGGCCAGACTTGGCAGGGTACTTTGACCATTCTGAGTACGATGAGGCCAAGCGCCAAGGGGACGACGGAATCCGACGGATGATTCTTCGTCACCTTGATCGCACCACTGTGACCGTAGTCCTTATTGGCACCTACACTGCCATTCGGCCTTGGGTCAGGGTCGAAATCGCTGAATCAATCAAGCGCCAGAACGGTCTCCTCGGCATTTTCATCAATCACCTATCGGACCATCGCCAAATGGTTTCGGCTTTTGGACCTCCTCCCGCCATCCCGCCCCTCGTGGACTTCCCTACGTACCCCTGGGACGGGAACATCAAACGGTTTGCCGATGCGATTGAAGCCGCAGGGAAGCGCTCGGATGCGCTCAGAAATCCGCCGCCATTGACAGGATTCAGGAGGTTGAGATAG
- a CDS encoding toll/interleukin-1 receptor domain-containing protein — MTPVLNATLHQRMADLGIDPADALALFTEAMMAGLDNRSPTVAVYFGGPAQTPQAAAAVATLRHHGIFILPVVPQLAGYKTQVPASLHEVNGTVVPPEDPALESVAQRLLEELRLVRAKRLVFITYRRSDTRGVAEQLYRAFDDRSFDVFLDTHSIRSGFEFQSVLWDQMADADLLILLDSPAALSSRWVREELARAHALCLGILQLVWPGHARSPGTDFCVPFYLEPDDFASGPAPIGERSELAAASLHRIMTLAEALRARSLAARHSRLVGELCQRVSTAGWGIDIQPGYCIDLHRPGRPTPIRAFPLVGHPDSHQLHQCFDGCGNPPLDGLVVYDPLGMWDKKTLHLTWLNGYLPLRALPVTELNAWIASGP, encoded by the coding sequence ATGACTCCTGTTCTCAACGCAACGCTCCACCAGCGAATGGCAGACCTAGGCATTGACCCAGCAGATGCCCTGGCACTCTTCACCGAGGCGATGATGGCTGGGCTCGACAATCGCTCACCCACTGTCGCCGTCTACTTTGGAGGGCCAGCCCAAACCCCTCAAGCGGCCGCAGCAGTAGCGACCCTTCGTCACCACGGCATATTTATCCTTCCCGTTGTTCCGCAACTAGCGGGATACAAGACTCAGGTACCTGCGTCGCTTCACGAAGTGAACGGTACGGTCGTCCCCCCTGAAGACCCAGCCCTCGAATCGGTTGCCCAGCGCCTACTGGAAGAGCTCCGCTTGGTACGTGCCAAGCGGCTTGTGTTTATCACCTACCGTAGAAGTGATACCCGCGGCGTGGCTGAGCAGCTGTACCGGGCGTTCGACGACAGATCTTTTGACGTCTTTCTCGACACTCATAGCATTCGCTCTGGTTTTGAGTTCCAATCAGTACTGTGGGACCAGATGGCCGATGCGGACTTGCTCATCCTATTGGATTCCCCAGCAGCGCTTTCCAGCCGTTGGGTCAGAGAGGAACTCGCCCGCGCGCACGCACTCTGCCTAGGGATTCTTCAACTAGTATGGCCCGGCCACGCACGTTCGCCCGGGACCGACTTTTGTGTGCCGTTCTACCTAGAACCCGATGACTTTGCTTCTGGCCCCGCGCCCATCGGCGAACGTTCAGAGCTCGCTGCCGCGTCGCTCCACCGCATCATGACATTGGCAGAAGCTCTAAGAGCGCGTTCCTTAGCGGCACGGCATTCAAGATTGGTCGGCGAGTTGTGTCAGCGTGTCTCCACGGCTGGCTGGGGAATTGATATTCAGCCTGGATACTGCATCGACTTGCACCGTCCAGGCAGACCGACGCCTATCCGCGCATTCCCCCTTGTCGGTCACCCGGACTCGCACCAACTGCATCAATGCTTCGATGGTTGTGGCAACCCTCCGCTGGATGGCTTGGTGGTCTATGACCCTCTCGGTATGTGGGACAAGAAGACCTTGCACCTGACGTGGCTTAACGGCTATTTGCCGCTCAGAGCACTTCCGGTCACCGAACTGAATGCATGGATAGCGAGCGGACCATGA